One genomic window of Sodaliphilus pleomorphus includes the following:
- a CDS encoding DoxX family protein: MFLYSAGHTYSNLSRLFLRLFTGVMFLQFGLRQIMHFDEIAQVFPGLCGMTPEVSIAVVTAIELVCATCIILGLMMRIALIPSLVLMVCITVMLMGHGADPASQVFIFKPGYPVMFCGIFIYMLLAGPGKISVDYVIATLLLDRSKEDDEVLDKA, encoded by the coding sequence TTGTTTCTATACAGCGCCGGGCACACCTACAGCAACCTGTCGCGGTTGTTTCTGCGGCTGTTTACAGGCGTGATGTTTCTTCAATTCGGATTGCGGCAAATCATGCATTTCGACGAGATTGCCCAGGTGTTTCCTGGCCTGTGCGGCATGACGCCCGAGGTGTCGATTGCGGTCGTCACGGCCATCGAGCTGGTGTGCGCCACCTGCATCATTCTGGGGCTGATGATGCGCATCGCTCTCATTCCCTCGCTTGTGCTCATGGTGTGCATCACCGTCATGCTCATGGGGCACGGTGCCGACCCGGCCAGCCAGGTGTTTATCTTCAAGCCTGGCTACCCTGTCATGTTTTGCGGCATATTCATCTACATGCTGCTGGCCGGCCCGGGGAAGATATCGGTCGACTATGTGATCGCAACGCTGCTGCTCGACCGCAGCAAGGAGGACGACGAGGTGCTCGACAAGGCTTGA
- a CDS encoding MFS transporter has protein sequence MKHLKVRLTVMNFLEFAVWGAYLTCMGNYLVKAGMGTEIAWFYALQGIVSIFMPTLMGIVGDKWVQPQRLLGLCHLGAGLAMIALCYMGYSASAAGTNPNEAAFIAVYTVSVAFYMPTLALANTTAFTILKDNGYDTVKDFPPIRVFGTVGFIATMWFVNCATLDNGTFSLTLAPSEGKFQYTYMQFLVSGVLGVILFLYCLTLPQCKLVSKPKQSLAQTLGLDAFKLFKRRKMALFFIFSMLLGMSLQVTNGFATPFITSFKGSTDPAIANSFGANNATMLVSLSQVAEALCILLIPFFLKRYGIKTVMLIAMFAWVLRFGFFGLGNPAFPGVILFILSCIVYGVAFDFFNVSGGLFVDKECDASVRASGQGLFMLMTNGLGATIGTLAAGKIVNHYCHYNEGGYLVGDWSSAWFIFAAFALVVAIAFMLLFKYKHNGQQA, from the coding sequence ATGAAACATCTGAAAGTAAGACTTACAGTGATGAACTTCCTGGAGTTCGCTGTATGGGGTGCCTATCTCACATGCATGGGCAACTATCTTGTAAAAGCCGGCATGGGCACCGAAATAGCCTGGTTCTATGCCTTGCAAGGCATAGTATCGATATTCATGCCCACCCTCATGGGCATCGTGGGCGACAAGTGGGTACAACCCCAACGCCTGCTGGGTCTGTGCCACCTGGGCGCCGGGCTGGCCATGATAGCCCTGTGCTACATGGGCTACTCGGCAAGTGCGGCCGGGACCAATCCCAACGAGGCTGCGTTTATCGCCGTGTATACCGTGAGTGTGGCCTTCTACATGCCCACACTGGCTCTGGCCAACACCACGGCATTCACCATTCTCAAGGACAACGGCTATGACACGGTCAAAGATTTCCCGCCGATACGCGTGTTTGGCACCGTGGGCTTTATCGCCACAATGTGGTTTGTGAACTGCGCCACACTCGACAATGGCACCTTCAGCCTTACGCTGGCACCGAGCGAGGGAAAGTTCCAGTACACCTACATGCAATTTTTGGTGTCGGGTGTGCTGGGTGTGATACTGTTTCTCTACTGCCTCACCCTGCCGCAGTGCAAGCTGGTGAGCAAGCCCAAGCAATCGCTGGCACAGACCCTTGGGCTTGACGCCTTCAAGCTGTTTAAACGTCGCAAGATGGCCCTGTTCTTCATATTCTCGATGCTGCTGGGCATGTCGCTGCAGGTGACCAATGGCTTTGCCACACCATTCATCACCAGTTTCAAGGGCAGCACCGATCCGGCCATAGCCAACTCGTTTGGCGCCAACAATGCTACCATGCTTGTCTCGCTCTCGCAAGTGGCCGAGGCCCTGTGCATCCTGCTCATTCCATTCTTCCTGAAGCGCTACGGCATCAAGACAGTGATGCTCATTGCCATGTTTGCCTGGGTGCTGCGCTTCGGCTTCTTCGGCCTGGGCAACCCTGCATTTCCAGGCGTCATATTGTTCATTCTCTCCTGCATCGTCTATGGCGTGGCCTTCGACTTCTTCAATGTGTCGGGCGGTCTGTTTGTCGACAAGGAGTGTGATGCCAGCGTGCGGGCCTCGGGCCAGGGCTTGTTCATGCTCATGACCAACGGGCTCGGGGCCACCATAGGCACCCTTGCAGCAGGCAAGATTGTGAACCACTACTGCCACTACAATGAGGGAGGCTATCTTGTGGGCGACTGGTCGAGCGCATGGTTTATCTTTGCCGCCTTTGCGCTGGTCGTAGCCATTGCATTCATGCTACTGTTCAAGTACAAGCACAACGGCCAGCAGGCATAG
- a CDS encoding MATE family efflux transporter — translation MPAVKEMTSGRPLPLILNFSVPLLLGNMLQQTYSIVDAAIVGQCLGINALASVGASGSVIFLILGFCNGCCGGFAIPVAQKFGARDYRSMRRLVAMSFKVSGIMAVLVAAVTCVLCPYILHWMQTPEVIFSDANAYLFVTFLGIPATLFYNLLSSVIRALGDSKTPSWFLLFSTVLNIVLDLVCILVLGWGVAGAAIATVVAQAVSAVLCYVYMKKKFAILHMQEGDNRWHAGLARTLLSVGVPMGLQYSITAIGSIMLQSSNNALGENYISAFTAAMRIKMFCMCPLDSLGMAMATYCGQNFGAGHPHRIWAGIKDASKLMLLYSAFMAVVLWSGAHIFARLFISSHEQVVIGYTSRFLHVSVSFFVALGVLSILRYSIQGAGYTKLAMGSGVSEMIARVAVSVLAVPAWGYWAICFGDPIAWCCACLFLVPAFFYVYRQMKRRLQVQPV, via the coding sequence ATGCCAGCTGTAAAGGAAATGACATCGGGGCGGCCGTTGCCCCTCATCTTGAATTTTTCGGTGCCGTTGCTGTTGGGCAACATGCTGCAGCAGACCTACAGCATCGTCGATGCTGCCATCGTGGGCCAGTGCCTGGGCATCAATGCCCTGGCCAGTGTGGGCGCCAGTGGCAGCGTGATTTTTCTCATTCTCGGGTTTTGCAATGGCTGTTGCGGCGGCTTTGCCATCCCGGTGGCGCAAAAGTTTGGCGCGCGCGACTACCGGTCGATGCGGCGGCTGGTGGCCATGAGCTTCAAGGTGTCGGGCATCATGGCTGTGCTTGTGGCGGCCGTCACGTGCGTGTTGTGCCCCTACATTCTGCATTGGATGCAGACGCCCGAAGTGATTTTCAGTGATGCCAATGCCTATTTGTTTGTCACCTTTCTGGGCATTCCGGCCACGCTGTTCTACAACCTGCTCTCGAGTGTGATCAGGGCACTGGGCGACAGCAAAACGCCCTCGTGGTTCCTGCTGTTTTCGACCGTGCTCAACATTGTGCTCGACCTGGTGTGCATCCTGGTCCTGGGCTGGGGCGTGGCCGGCGCGGCTATTGCCACAGTGGTGGCTCAAGCCGTGTCGGCGGTGCTGTGCTATGTGTACATGAAAAAGAAATTTGCCATTCTTCACATGCAGGAGGGCGACAATCGCTGGCATGCGGGCCTGGCTCGCACGCTGCTCAGCGTGGGAGTGCCCATGGGGCTTCAATACTCGATCACGGCCATAGGCAGCATCATGCTTCAAAGCAGCAACAACGCACTGGGAGAGAATTATATAAGTGCCTTTACCGCAGCCATGCGCATCAAGATGTTCTGCATGTGCCCGCTCGACAGCCTGGGCATGGCCATGGCCACCTATTGCGGTCAGAACTTCGGCGCCGGGCACCCGCATCGCATATGGGCCGGCATCAAAGACGCCAGCAAGCTCATGCTGCTCTATTCGGCATTTATGGCTGTGGTGCTGTGGTCGGGGGCCCACATCTTTGCCCGGCTTTTCATTTCATCGCACGAGCAGGTCGTGATAGGTTACACATCACGGTTTCTGCATGTTTCGGTATCCTTCTTCGTGGCTCTTGGGGTGTTGTCGATCTTGCGCTACTCGATTCAGGGCGCAGGCTACACCAAGCTGGCCATGGGCAGCGGGGTGAGCGAGATGATTGCGCGCGTGGCGGTGAGCGTGCTGGCTGTGCCGGCATGGGGCTACTGGGCCATATGTTTCGGCGACCCCATTGCGTGGTGTTGCGCCTGCCTGTTTCTTGTGCCAGCCTTTTTCTATGTCTACAGGCAGATGAAGCGGCGGTTACAGGTGCAGCCCGTTTAG
- a CDS encoding acyl carrier protein has protein sequence MTREEIIKSINQEIADEYGVDASVINPDAVIFDTLNLDSLSLVDLVGIVQFKCKVLIPSAELKSIKTFSDLYDYVESHLPDNNKQ, from the coding sequence ATGACACGTGAAGAAATTATCAAGAGTATAAACCAGGAAATTGCCGACGAGTATGGAGTGGATGCGTCGGTGATCAACCCCGATGCTGTTATCTTTGATACGTTGAACCTCGACAGCCTCAGCCTTGTCGACCTGGTGGGTATCGTGCAGTTCAAGTGCAAGGTGCTTATCCCGTCAGCCGAGCTCAAGTCGATCAAGACATTCAGCGACCTCTACGATTACGTCGAGAGTCATCTTCCCGACAACAATAAGCAATGA
- a CDS encoding N-acetyltransferase, translating into MNDFVRLPYKIYAGNSCYVPDLELDVRGTFNPSRNPGLEFSSIAAFVAYDESHQPVGRIAGIVNRKANATWKVKTVRFAFIEMIDDIEVTRLLLDAVAQWGRQQGMTEIQGPMGISDFDKEGMLVDDFDIEGSAIAIYNPAYYPRHLEALGYAKAVDWVSVRVKVPPTLPARFAKAASMVTRLYGLRVRKLTGREIIKGGYGHKIFHLLNEAYKPLYGFSEFSEEQIDYLVKKFMPLVDYKRMMPVVTDKKGDLVGVAITMCSLSHALKKAGGRLLPFGWFHLLRALKGRHSDMADLLLVAVRTDYQGLGVNALFFADLVKVYNQMGIKVAQTGPQLETNVKELSQWKLFDPQYVCRRRCYCKKI; encoded by the coding sequence ATGAACGATTTTGTGAGATTGCCCTATAAAATCTATGCGGGCAACTCTTGCTATGTGCCAGATTTGGAGCTTGATGTGCGTGGCACCTTCAACCCGTCGCGCAATCCAGGGCTTGAATTTTCGAGCATAGCCGCCTTTGTCGCCTATGACGAGAGTCACCAGCCAGTGGGGCGCATTGCGGGCATTGTCAACCGCAAGGCCAACGCGACGTGGAAGGTGAAAACCGTGCGATTTGCCTTCATCGAGATGATCGACGACATCGAGGTCACACGCTTGCTGCTCGACGCTGTCGCCCAGTGGGGCAGGCAGCAGGGCATGACCGAGATTCAGGGTCCCATGGGCATCAGCGACTTTGACAAAGAGGGAATGCTTGTCGACGACTTTGACATCGAGGGCTCGGCCATTGCCATCTACAACCCGGCCTACTATCCCCGCCACTTGGAAGCCTTGGGCTATGCCAAGGCGGTCGACTGGGTCTCGGTGCGCGTCAAGGTGCCCCCCACGTTGCCCGCGCGTTTTGCCAAAGCCGCCAGCATGGTCACGCGGCTCTACGGCTTGCGAGTGCGCAAACTCACAGGCCGCGAAATCATCAAGGGTGGCTATGGCCACAAAATTTTTCATTTGCTCAACGAGGCCTACAAGCCGCTGTATGGTTTCTCCGAGTTCAGCGAGGAGCAAATCGACTACTTAGTGAAGAAATTCATGCCTCTTGTCGACTACAAGCGCATGATGCCTGTGGTGACCGACAAGAAAGGTGACCTGGTGGGGGTGGCCATCACCATGTGCAGCTTGAGCCACGCCCTGAAAAAGGCTGGCGGGCGCCTGCTGCCCTTTGGCTGGTTTCACTTGTTGCGTGCGCTCAAGGGCCGACACAGCGATATGGCCGACCTGCTGCTGGTGGCAGTGCGCACCGACTATCAGGGACTGGGCGTGAATGCTCTGTTTTTTGCCGATCTGGTCAAGGTCTACAACCAAATGGGAATCAAGGTGGCGCAGACGGGGCCGCAATTGGAGACCAATGTGAAGGAATTGTCGCAATGGAAGCTCTTCGACCCGCAATATGTGTGTAGACGACGCTGCTATTGCAAGAAAATATAA
- the mnmA gene encoding tRNA 2-thiouridine(34) synthase MnmA: MNIAVLISGGVDSAVVVHKLVEEGKHDLHLFYIQIGMDDDEGDCSAEEDIEMCTLIAKKYGLPLDVVSLHQEYWDNVMDYALRTVKAGLTPNPDMMCNLMIKFGYFEQRWGKDFDMTATGHYATTDCVGGIKYLATAVDPVKDQTDFLAQITHEQLEHVMFPIGNLPKSEVRRIAQEVKMPNAYRKDSQGICFLGQINYNDFIRRHLGVKRGPIIEIETGRKLGEHNGYWFHTIGQRKGLGLSGGPWYVVKKNIADNAIYVSNGYGTAKQYGRVLHLDEMHFISGNPWQGQEGTFEITFKNRHTPIFMPARFTHLRGSEWVIESERDVQGIAPGQFAVIYDRNHHLCYGSGVITGQKI; this comes from the coding sequence ATGAATATAGCAGTATTGATATCGGGCGGCGTCGACAGCGCCGTGGTAGTGCACAAGCTGGTTGAAGAGGGCAAGCACGACTTGCACCTGTTCTATATACAGATAGGCATGGACGACGACGAGGGCGACTGCAGCGCCGAGGAAGACATTGAGATGTGCACCTTGATAGCCAAGAAATACGGGCTGCCCCTTGACGTGGTGTCGCTGCACCAGGAATACTGGGACAACGTGATGGACTATGCACTGCGCACCGTGAAGGCAGGGCTCACGCCCAACCCCGACATGATGTGCAACCTCATGATAAAGTTTGGCTACTTTGAGCAGCGTTGGGGCAAGGACTTCGACATGACGGCCACCGGCCACTATGCCACCACCGACTGCGTGGGGGGCATCAAGTATCTGGCCACTGCGGTCGACCCGGTAAAAGACCAGACCGACTTTTTGGCCCAAATCACCCACGAGCAGCTCGAGCACGTGATGTTTCCCATAGGCAACCTGCCCAAGAGCGAGGTGCGCCGCATTGCGCAAGAGGTGAAGATGCCCAATGCCTACCGCAAAGACAGCCAGGGCATATGCTTCCTGGGGCAAATCAACTACAACGACTTCATACGCCGTCACCTGGGCGTGAAGCGCGGTCCCATCATCGAGATAGAAACGGGACGCAAGCTGGGCGAGCACAACGGCTACTGGTTCCACACCATAGGGCAACGCAAGGGCCTGGGATTGAGCGGCGGGCCGTGGTATGTGGTGAAGAAGAACATAGCCGACAACGCCATCTATGTGAGCAACGGCTATGGCACGGCCAAGCAATATGGCCGCGTGCTGCACCTCGACGAGATGCACTTCATCTCGGGCAACCCCTGGCAAGGGCAGGAAGGCACGTTTGAGATCACATTCAAAAACCGCCACACCCCCATCTTCATGCCGGCCCGTTTCACCCACCTGCGCGGCAGCGAGTGGGTGATCGAGAGTGAGCGCGACGTGCAGGGCATAGCTCCCGGGCAGTTTGCCGTGATCTACGACAGAAATCACCACTTGTGCTATGGCAGCGGTGTGATAACGGGTCAAAAGATATAA
- a CDS encoding 16S rRNA (uracil(1498)-N(3))-methyltransferase has translation MHRFYHPDIEHMQALPEEESKHCVRVLRLVEGDEIEVVDGRGNLYRCRIVMAHPKRCCLEIVATQHVPPHWGHKIVIAVAPPKNIDRIEDMADRVTEMGVDRIVPLLCNNSERKVLKTERLRKILVAAMKQSLKATLPVLDEMTPLGTLLAEPFAGDKYIAYIDPSLPREQRKDFAREYVPGHNTMIVIGPEGDFSPAEIEAALKAGFTPVSLGQSRLRTETAAMWAVAACHAIDQREKLIKQH, from the coding sequence ATGCATCGTTTCTATCATCCCGATATCGAGCACATGCAGGCGCTTCCCGAGGAAGAGTCGAAGCACTGCGTGCGGGTGCTGCGGCTCGTCGAGGGCGACGAGATAGAGGTCGTCGACGGCCGCGGAAACCTGTATCGCTGCCGCATTGTCATGGCTCACCCCAAGCGGTGCTGTCTCGAGATTGTGGCCACCCAGCACGTGCCGCCCCACTGGGGGCACAAGATAGTGATTGCTGTGGCACCGCCCAAAAACATCGACCGCATCGAGGACATGGCCGACCGTGTGACCGAGATGGGCGTCGACCGCATTGTGCCCCTGCTGTGCAACAACAGCGAGCGCAAGGTGCTCAAGACCGAGCGGCTGCGCAAGATACTCGTGGCCGCCATGAAGCAGTCGCTCAAAGCCACACTGCCCGTGCTCGACGAGATGACGCCGCTGGGCACGTTGCTGGCCGAGCCTTTTGCCGGCGACAAATATATTGCCTACATCGACCCCTCGCTGCCGCGTGAGCAGCGCAAGGACTTTGCCCGGGAGTATGTGCCAGGCCACAACACCATGATTGTGATAGGGCCCGAAGGCGACTTCAGCCCGGCCGAAATAGAGGCAGCTCTCAAGGCTGGCTTCACACCCGTGTCGCTGGGTCAAAGCCGGCTGCGCACCGAGACTGCAGCCATGTGGGCCGTGGCAGCATGCCATGCAATCGATCAACGTGAAAAATTAATAAAGCAACATTAA
- a CDS encoding S41 family peptidase, which translates to MAALAVFSSTANTREALNKLYNAEYAIRNLYVDTVNEDKLVENAIMGMLEKLDPHSSYTNAKETKALEEPLQGEFSGIGIQYNMKQDTLYVIQTVAGGPSERVGILPGDRIVMVNDTAIAGVKMSNSAIQKRLRGKKGTKVTVKVKRGADPQLITFVITRDRIPLYSVDASYMLDDKTGYIKISSFGNKTYAEMMQALAKLSQQGMKQVVVDLSDNGGGFMNAAIEMCNEFLDNGQMIVYTQGTNAPRSEAKAMGNGRYKDLKMAIIVSQYSASAAEIFTGAMQDWDRAVVVGRRTFGKGLVQRPIRFEDNSMMRLTVARYYTPSGRCVQKPYKKGNKKAYEDDIIDRSKTGEYYHIDSIQFNDSLKYTTLKNHRVVYGGGGIIPDIFVPVDTSEYSTYYRDMLAKGVIYQYALDYVDKHRAELKSRYATAADFDKKFELTAADMQAFIAAGEKAKVSYNEKGFTTSKGVFGTVLKGIIGRDLYSDQGVYSMIVNHRNPDLQAALKVLNDESRFQSLLHDGNPEYAKLAAEHKAREEAAKAAAQKK; encoded by the coding sequence ATGGCTGCTCTTGCAGTTTTCTCCTCGACGGCCAACACACGCGAGGCCCTCAACAAGCTCTACAACGCCGAGTATGCCATCCGCAACCTGTATGTCGACACTGTAAACGAGGACAAGCTGGTGGAGAATGCCATCATGGGCATGCTCGAGAAGCTCGACCCGCACTCGTCCTATACCAACGCCAAGGAGACCAAGGCTCTTGAGGAGCCGCTGCAAGGCGAGTTCTCGGGCATAGGCATCCAGTACAACATGAAGCAGGACACGCTCTATGTGATACAGACCGTGGCCGGCGGCCCGTCGGAGCGCGTGGGCATCTTGCCGGGCGACCGCATCGTGATGGTGAACGACACTGCCATTGCAGGTGTGAAAATGAGCAACAGTGCTATCCAGAAGCGGCTGCGCGGCAAGAAGGGCACCAAGGTGACCGTGAAGGTGAAGCGCGGTGCCGACCCTCAGCTCATCACCTTTGTCATCACGCGCGACCGCATTCCGCTCTACAGCGTGGATGCCAGCTACATGCTCGACGACAAGACGGGCTACATCAAGATTTCCAGTTTTGGCAACAAGACCTATGCCGAGATGATGCAGGCGCTGGCCAAGCTCTCGCAGCAGGGCATGAAACAGGTGGTCGTCGACCTGAGCGACAACGGCGGCGGCTTTATGAATGCAGCCATCGAGATGTGCAACGAGTTTCTCGACAACGGGCAGATGATTGTGTACACCCAGGGGACCAATGCCCCGCGCAGCGAGGCCAAGGCCATGGGCAACGGCCGCTACAAGGACTTGAAGATGGCCATCATCGTGAGCCAGTACAGTGCCTCGGCAGCCGAGATTTTCACCGGCGCCATGCAAGACTGGGACCGCGCTGTGGTGGTGGGCCGTCGCACCTTCGGCAAGGGCCTGGTGCAGCGCCCCATCCGCTTCGAAGACAACTCGATGATGCGCCTCACCGTGGCCCGCTACTACACGCCCTCGGGCCGATGCGTGCAGAAGCCCTACAAGAAGGGCAACAAGAAGGCCTATGAAGACGACATCATCGACCGCTCCAAGACGGGCGAGTACTATCACATCGACAGTATCCAGTTCAACGATTCGCTCAAGTATACCACGCTCAAAAATCACCGTGTGGTGTATGGCGGCGGCGGCATTATTCCCGACATTTTTGTGCCTGTCGACACCAGCGAGTACAGCACCTACTATCGCGACATGCTGGCCAAGGGTGTCATCTACCAGTATGCGCTCGACTACGTCGACAAGCATCGTGCCGAGCTCAAGTCGCGCTATGCCACAGCGGCCGACTTCGACAAGAAGTTTGAGTTGACCGCGGCCGACATGCAGGCCTTCATTGCCGCCGGCGAGAAGGCCAAGGTGAGCTACAACGAGAAGGGCTTCACGACCAGCAAGGGTGTATTTGGCACTGTGCTCAAGGGGATTATAGGGCGCGACTTGTATAGCGACCAGGGCGTGTACAGCATGATTGTGAACCATCGCAACCCCGACTTGCAGGCGGCCCTCAAGGTGCTCAACGACGAGAGTCGTTTCCAGTCGTTGCTGCACGACGGCAACCCCGAGTATGCCAAGCTGGCTGCCGAGCACAAGGCCCGTGAGGAGGCAGCCAAGGCTGCTGCCCAGAAAAAGTGA
- a CDS encoding DUF5106 domain-containing protein, which yields MKKFLTLFTFLILSLAGIEASGADYKTLFAYPSAPDTCSTTESRFNYCTLHFWDNFDVTKQLTPATDSLLVTAMSDFISFMKQANGNVALGAIRSLMFKAQANKPNFMKLMDAASLLLYLNNPGVKDDVYLTFLKCVLDASWVPGKDKALYKDLYSRIDASRLGAEMPNIDVSDGSGKKKLYDLPADSAQMVLLFFTGDDADSPLERTRLSVDVGVNESIKAGYMKVINIYTGKNTRQFLAEASQYPNWTLVASPEVYKQIDVRGVPSLFILDNKHVIQTKNVTVDFIKRAFYN from the coding sequence ATGAAAAAGTTTTTGACTTTATTCACTTTTTTAATTCTCTCCCTGGCGGGGATTGAGGCGAGCGGGGCTGACTACAAGACGCTGTTTGCCTACCCCTCGGCCCCCGACACATGCAGCACCACCGAGTCGAGGTTCAACTACTGCACGCTGCACTTTTGGGACAACTTTGACGTGACCAAGCAGCTCACGCCGGCGACCGACAGCCTGCTGGTGACGGCGATGAGCGACTTCATAAGCTTCATGAAGCAGGCCAACGGCAACGTGGCGCTGGGAGCCATAAGGAGCCTGATGTTTAAGGCGCAGGCCAACAAGCCGAACTTCATGAAGCTCATGGATGCGGCCAGCCTGCTGCTCTACTTGAACAATCCCGGGGTGAAAGACGACGTGTATCTCACATTTTTGAAGTGCGTGCTCGACGCCTCGTGGGTGCCTGGCAAGGACAAGGCGCTCTACAAAGACCTGTACAGCCGCATCGATGCCTCGCGGCTGGGCGCCGAGATGCCCAACATCGACGTGAGCGACGGCAGCGGCAAGAAGAAGCTCTACGACCTGCCTGCCGACTCGGCCCAGATGGTGCTGCTCTTCTTCACGGGCGACGATGCCGACAGTCCGCTCGAGCGCACCCGCCTGAGTGTTGACGTGGGTGTGAACGAGTCGATCAAGGCCGGCTACATGAAGGTGATCAACATCTACACCGGCAAAAACACGCGGCAATTTCTCGCCGAGGCCTCGCAGTACCCCAACTGGACACTGGTGGCAAGCCCCGAGGTATACAAGCAGATCGACGTGAGGGGCGTGCCCTCGCTGTTTATTCTCGACAACAAGCACGTGATTCAGACCAAGAATGTGACAGTCGACTTCATAAAACGTGCATTCTACAATTAA
- a CDS encoding bifunctional nuclease family protein gives MEDKIELKVLGITYNPVQSGAYALLLAEVDGPYRIPIVVGLAEAQAIAMRLENIIPPRPMSHDLMVSMMHAYGISLDEVFIYKFKDGVFMSELKLNDGERHISLDSRTSDAVALALRTGAPIFTTPEIVDKTGIIMETKDGENAPIAHQAHKPLEEQPIEVLQRRLEKYVEDEEYERAAEIQKIIKARTHRGESPEQGNKTSNE, from the coding sequence ATGGAAGACAAAATTGAGTTGAAAGTATTGGGCATTACCTACAACCCCGTGCAAAGCGGCGCCTACGCCTTGCTGCTTGCCGAGGTCGACGGTCCCTACCGCATACCCATTGTCGTGGGACTTGCCGAAGCCCAGGCAATAGCCATGAGGCTCGAAAACATCATTCCGCCCCGTCCCATGTCGCACGACTTGATGGTGAGCATGATGCACGCCTACGGCATTTCGCTCGACGAGGTGTTTATCTATAAGTTCAAAGACGGCGTGTTTATGAGCGAGTTGAAACTCAACGACGGCGAGCGTCACATCTCGCTCGACTCGCGCACCAGCGATGCCGTGGCCCTGGCCCTGCGCACGGGGGCTCCCATCTTCACCACGCCCGAGATTGTAGACAAGACGGGCATCATCATGGAAACCAAGGACGGCGAGAACGCCCCCATTGCCCATCAGGCCCACAAGCCGCTCGAGGAGCAACCCATCGAGGTGCTGCAACGGCGCTTGGAAAAATATGTGGAAGACGAGGAATATGAGCGTGCAGCCGAGATACAGAAGATCATCAAGGCACGCACCCATCGCGGAGAGTCGCCTGAACAAGGAAACAAAACTTCTAACGAATAG
- a CDS encoding M20 family metallo-hydrolase codes for MDIDEIYYEAIDLLKAMIATPRVSREENEVAGVVEHHMRAWGMNPKRSGNNLWCMPPDFDPAKPTVLLNAHLDTVKPVEGWKHDPYTPTQEGGRIYGLGSNDDGASVVSLMAAHRMLAGHEQPCNFIFLASAEEEVSGKDGIEMVLPMLPRIDVALVGEPTGMNPAIAEKGLMVLDAVVHGVAGHAARNEGVNAIYLAVDAINKLRHLEWEKVSPTLGPVKVTVTKIEAGQQHNIVPDVCKMLIDVRTTDAYTNAETLQLLREAVPGCALTPHSTRLNPSSIDASHPLVQRAVMLGKEPYGSPTLSDQALMPFPSLKMGPGQSSRSHTADEYIECDEVREAIDTYIVLLNGLHL; via the coding sequence ATGGATATCGACGAGATTTACTACGAAGCTATCGACTTGCTGAAGGCGATGATTGCCACCCCACGGGTGAGCAGAGAGGAAAATGAAGTGGCTGGCGTGGTCGAGCACCACATGCGCGCTTGGGGCATGAACCCTAAGCGCAGCGGCAACAACCTGTGGTGCATGCCGCCCGACTTTGACCCGGCCAAGCCTACAGTGCTGCTCAACGCCCACCTCGATACTGTGAAGCCTGTCGAGGGCTGGAAGCACGACCCCTATACCCCAACCCAGGAGGGCGGCAGGATATATGGCCTGGGCAGCAACGACGACGGCGCGTCGGTCGTGTCGCTCATGGCTGCCCACCGCATGCTCGCCGGGCACGAGCAGCCCTGCAACTTTATTTTTCTGGCTTCGGCCGAAGAGGAAGTGAGCGGCAAGGACGGAATTGAAATGGTGCTGCCCATGCTGCCCCGCATTGATGTGGCACTTGTGGGTGAGCCCACTGGCATGAATCCAGCTATAGCCGAGAAAGGACTCATGGTGCTCGATGCTGTGGTGCATGGTGTGGCCGGACACGCTGCGCGCAACGAGGGTGTGAATGCCATCTACCTGGCTGTGGACGCCATCAACAAGCTCCGACACCTGGAATGGGAAAAGGTGTCGCCCACGCTGGGCCCGGTGAAGGTGACTGTGACCAAGATAGAGGCGGGCCAGCAGCACAACATCGTGCCCGACGTGTGCAAGATGCTCATCGACGTGCGCACGACCGATGCCTACACCAATGCCGAGACCCTGCAGCTCCTGCGCGAGGCCGTGCCAGGGTGCGCGCTCACGCCCCACTCCACACGGCTCAACCCGTCGAGCATCGATGCCAGCCACCCGCTCGTGCAGCGAGCTGTGATGCTGGGCAAGGAGCCCTATGGCTCGCCCACCTTGAGCGACCAGGCCCTGATGCCGTTCCCCTCGTTGAAGATGGGACCTGGCCAGTCGAGCCGCAGCCACACGGCCGACGAGTATATCGAGTGCGACGAGGTGCGCGAGGCTATCGACACCTATATTGTGCTGCTAAACGGGCTGCACCTGTAA